From Ostrinia nubilalis chromosome 9, ilOstNubi1.1, whole genome shotgun sequence, one genomic window encodes:
- the LOC135074430 gene encoding uridine 5'-monophosphate synthase-like codes for MSEELKLESLAVQLFEINAIKFGEFTTKSGLTTPVYFDLRVIVSYPDVMQIISRLIQDHALEGSKCDHLCGVPYTALPIATLLSVEAKIPMLMRRKEAKAYGTKKMIEGHYKAGQKCLIIEDVVTSGSSVLETVKDLRREGLVAQEAIIILDREQGGRENLAANDVSVKSLFTMTNLINILLKNKKIDKDMALKVQDYLRNTKAPTSEKPKDRTHLTFEKRAELATNEIAKQLFDVMATKKTNLCVSVDLTTTTSILDLLEKVGEHVCLVKTHADIIEDFSTDFITRLKSLAKRFNFLILEDRKYADIGNTVSLQYAKGLHKVSEWADCVTAHSLPGEGILKAINGATNGVSQGVFLLAEMSSEGNLITPEYTEKTVSMASNYPNLICGFVCQNKNTFNQPGLIQLTPGVQLESTKDDLGQVYNTPEKVMLEKGADVVVVGRGILSAKNPAAEALVYKEALWKNYLKRVSGKME; via the exons ATGAGTGAAGAATTAAAACTTGAGTCCTTGGCTGTACagctttttgaaataaatgccATAAAGTTTGGCGAATTCACGACTAAAAGTGGATTAACTACACCGGTTTATTTTGATTTGAGGGTTATAGTTAGTTATCCTGATGTGATG CAAATAATATCTCGCCTCATACAAGATCATGCACTAGAAGGCAGTAAATGTGATCATTTGTGTGGTGTACCTTACACAGCTTTGCCGATAGCCACATTGCTGAGTGTAGAGGCCAAGATACCTATGCTGATGAGGCGTAAGGAGGCCAAAGCTTATGGTACAAAGAAAATGATTGAAGGTCATTACAAAGCGGGCCAGAAGTGCCTCATTATTGAAGATGTAGTGACATCAGGCTCCAGCGTGCTGGAAACTGTAAAAGACCTTCGTAGAGAAGGCTTGGTAGCCCAAGAAGCTATTATCATCCTGGACCGAGAACAAGGTGGACGGGAGAACCTTGCTGCAAATGATGTATCTGTAAAATCATTGTTCACAATgacaaatttaattaatatattgCTGAAGAATAAAAAGATTGACAAGGATATGGCTCTTAAGGTTCAAGATTATCTTCGAAATACAAAAGCACCAACTTCAG AGAAACCTAAAGACCGCACACACCTCACATTTGAGAAAAGGGCAGAATTAGCAACCAATGAAATTGCTAAGCAGCTGTTTGATGTTATGGCAACAAAGAAAACCAATCTTTGTGTGTCTGTTGACTTAACTACAACCACAAGTATATTGGATTTGTTGGAAAAAGTTGGTGAACATGTGTGCTTAGTGAAGACACATGCTGATATTATTGAAGACTTCAGTACGGACTTCATAACCAGGCTTAAAAGTTTGGCAAAAAGATTCAACTTTCTTATATTGGAAGATAGAAAGTACGCAGATATTGGAAATACTGTATCTTTGCAGTATGCAAAAGGATTGCATAAAGTTTCAGAGTGGGCTGATTGTGTAACCGCACATTCTTTGCCTGGAGAGGGAATTCTTAAAGCCATCAATGGGGCAACCAACGGTGTTAGCCAAGGAGTATTTTTATTGGCAGAGATGAGTAGTGAG GGAAATCTTATCACACCAGAGTACACAGAGAAAACAGTCAGTATGGCTTCAAATTATCCGAATTTGATTTGTGGATTTGTTTGTCAGAACAAAAATACTTTCAATCAACCAG GTCTAATACAATTGACTCCAGGAGTGCAGCTGGAAAGCACCAAAGACGATCTGGGCCAGGTGTACAACACTCCAGAGAAGGTAATGCTGGAGAAAGGCGCAGACGTCGTGGTTGTGGGCCGAGGCATTCTGTCCGCAAAGAACCCCGCTGCTGAGGCACTGGTCTACAAAGAGGCTCTATGGAAAAACTACCTCAAGAGAGTGTCTGGAAAAATGGAATAA